A single Camarhynchus parvulus chromosome 5, STF_HiC, whole genome shotgun sequence DNA region contains:
- the PSMC1 gene encoding 26S proteasome regulatory subunit 4 yields MGQSQSGGHGPGGSKKDDKDKKKKYEPPVPTRVGKKKKKTKGPDAASKLPLVTPHTQCRLKLLKLERIKDYLLMEEEFIRNQEQMKPLEEKQEEERSKVDDLRGTPMSVGTLEEIIDDNHAIVSTSVGSEHYVSILSFVDKDLLEPGCSVLLNHKVHAVIGVLMDDTDPLVTVMKVEKAPQETYADIGGLDNQIQEIKESVELPLTHPEYYEEMGIKPPKGVILYGPPGTGKTLLAKAVANQTSATFLRVVGSELIQKYLGDGPKLVRELFRVAEEHAPSIVFIDEIDAIGTKRYDSNSGGEREIQRTMLELLNQLDGFDSRGDVKVIMATNRIETLDPALIRPGRIDRKIEFPLPDEKTKKRIFQIHTSRMTLADDVTLDELIMAKDDLSGADIKAICTEAGLMALRERRMKVTNEDFKKSKENVLYKKQEGTPEGLYL; encoded by the exons ATG GGTCAAAGTCAGAGTGGTGGGCACGGTCCTGGTGGTAGCAAGAAGGACGACAAG gacaagaaaaagaaatatgaacCTCCAGTTCCAACCAgagtggggaaaaagaaaaagaagaccaAGGGACCAGATGCTGCCAGCAAACTCCCCCTGG TGACTCCCCACACACAGTGCAGACTCAAATTGTTGAAATTGGAGAGAATTAAAGATTACCTCTTAATGGAGGAGGAGTTTATCAGAAATCAAGAACAGATGAAAcctttggaagaaaaacaagag GAGGAAAGGTCCAAGGTGGATGACCTGAGAGGAACACCGATGTCTGTGGGTACCTTGGAGGAGATCATTGACGACAACCACGCCATCGTGTCCACATCAGTGGGATCAGAGCACTATGTCAGTATTCTGTCTTTTGTGGACAAGGACCTGCTagagccaggctgctctgtttTGCTAAATCATAAG GTTCATGCTGTGATAGGAGTCCTGATGGATGACACAGACCCTCTAGTGACTGTGATGAAAGTAGAGAAAGCTCCTCAAGAAACCTACGCTGACATTGGTGGCCTTGACAACCAAATTCAAGAAATCAAG GAGTCTGTGGAGCTTCCTCTCACCCACCCTGAATATTATGAAGAGATGGGTATAAAGCCACCCAAAGGAGTCATTCTGTATGGCCCACCTGGCACAG GCAAAACTTTACTGGCCAAAGCAGTGGCAAACCAAACATCAGCAACATTCCTGAGAGTGGTGGGCTCAGAGCTGATCCAGAAGTACCTGGGGGACGGCCCCAAGCTGGTGCGGGAGCTGTTCCGCGTGGCCGAGGAGCACGCGCCCTCCATCGTCTTCATCGACGAGATCGATGCCATCGGCACCAAGAG gtATGACTCAAATTCAGGGGGTGAGAGAGAGATCCAGCGCACAATGTTGGAGCTGCTGAACCAGCTGGATGGGTTTGACTCTCGGGGGGATGTTAAAGTTATCATGGCTACCAACAGAATAGAAACACTGGACCCAGCCTTAATTAGACCAG GACGTATTGACAGGAAAATAGAGTTCCCTCTGCCTGATGAAAAGACGAAGAAACGAATCTTTCAGATTCACACGAGCAGGATGACCTTGGCAGATGATGTGACTTTGGATGAGTTGATTATGGCAAAAGATGATCTCAGTGGTGCAGATATTAAG GCAATTTGTACAGAAGCTGGATTGATGGCTTTGAGGGAACGGAGAATGAAAGTAACGAATGAAGATTTCAAAAAGTCTAAAGAGAACGTTCTCTATAAAAAGCAAGAGGGAACCCCTGAGGGATTGTATCTTTAA